The following proteins are encoded in a genomic region of Deltaproteobacteria bacterium:
- a CDS encoding serine/threonine protein kinase produces MEPKPFGRYVLLEKLAVGGMAEIYKAKTYGVDGFEKLLAIKRILPHCAADKEFINMLVDEAKLTVLLSHANIVQVYDLGKVGDDYFISMEYINGTNMREMMIRTSKAGEGIAEDLAVYIVSEMCKGLDYAHRKTNNDGSPLNIVHRDISPQNILISYEGEVKIVDFGIAKAALNVSHTMAGILKGKIAYMSPEQALGKPIDNRTDIFSAGVVLYELLTGEKLYQGETQFEVLRKIRSTRVNTTALPDSIPGPLKGILVKALAYQAKDRYQTAGDFQLDLTKYLYSSHTDFSPRHLASLVQKYFAQELKERKRDQSPAALDEKTRSVIIREAAKEEIVVKREDSEPEIESTQGAILKEAGTAATSPSLTRKKSKIVPIGISLFVAIGLAIGGVVLFKKTGVKPKTGEPVTQQAPATRTTPPAETGLGTLQIVTDPPGALVFLNNNPTNLVTPAILKNLYVGENYHIKVTREKYRDMEKQVTVNSEQPILVEGKLQPLPLGVVEIVSNPSGAKILLNGQELGRETPARVENLELNKPYTLKLVKDQFSEWNSPVEIKGFDPVRLEAALIPLPKPATPTPIPPVPATPKGDSPKPQAPPQATIKKELKPPPPPPPVVQEKKVEPPPPAAEEKPSGPFKYASLNLKSEPSGAEVYVNGEFKGNTPLKVSDITPGSVKLTVSKEGLMKYNTQIRLESGESKSLGTIQLGSMYGEVSISSDPPRANVIFDGEQIGPKTPVTIKKVPRDRPHSVRLQLGGYRGWESTFDLKDDPGKKYNVTLERE; encoded by the coding sequence ATGGAACCGAAGCCATTCGGACGATACGTCCTCCTGGAAAAACTGGCCGTCGGCGGCATGGCCGAGATTTATAAGGCCAAGACCTATGGTGTCGACGGTTTTGAAAAACTGCTCGCCATCAAGAGGATTTTGCCCCATTGCGCCGCCGACAAGGAGTTCATCAACATGCTGGTGGATGAGGCCAAACTGACCGTCCTTCTCTCCCATGCCAACATTGTGCAGGTCTATGACCTGGGAAAGGTCGGCGACGACTACTTCATCTCCATGGAATATATCAATGGCACCAACATGAGGGAGATGATGATCCGCACCTCCAAAGCCGGTGAAGGGATCGCCGAGGATCTTGCGGTCTATATTGTCAGTGAAATGTGCAAGGGGCTTGATTACGCCCACCGTAAAACCAACAATGACGGTTCGCCTCTCAACATCGTGCACAGGGATATCAGCCCGCAGAATATCCTGATCTCCTATGAAGGGGAGGTCAAGATCGTCGATTTCGGAATCGCCAAGGCGGCCTTGAACGTCTCCCACACGATGGCCGGGATCCTCAAAGGTAAAATTGCCTACATGTCTCCGGAACAGGCCTTGGGGAAACCGATCGACAACCGAACCGACATCTTCTCAGCAGGGGTCGTCCTCTATGAACTCCTGACCGGAGAAAAACTTTATCAGGGAGAAACCCAGTTTGAGGTCTTGCGCAAGATCCGCTCCACCCGGGTCAATACAACGGCGTTGCCGGACTCGATCCCCGGACCGCTCAAGGGGATCCTGGTCAAGGCGCTTGCCTATCAGGCGAAGGACCGCTACCAGACCGCCGGCGATTTTCAGTTGGACCTGACCAAATACCTCTACTCCTCCCATACCGATTTCTCCCCCCGCCACCTCGCCTCCCTCGTGCAGAAATATTTTGCCCAGGAACTGAAGGAACGGAAGCGGGACCAGTCCCCCGCCGCCTTGGATGAGAAGACCCGGTCAGTCATCATCCGCGAGGCGGCCAAGGAGGAAATCGTCGTCAAAAGAGAGGATTCCGAACCGGAAATCGAGTCGACTCAGGGGGCGATCCTGAAAGAGGCAGGAACGGCGGCCACAAGCCCCTCCCTGACAAGGAAGAAGTCAAAGATTGTCCCCATCGGGATTTCTCTCTTTGTAGCGATCGGCTTGGCGATCGGCGGCGTCGTTTTGTTCAAAAAGACTGGCGTCAAACCGAAAACCGGAGAACCGGTGACCCAACAAGCCCCGGCCACCCGAACAACACCACCCGCGGAAACAGGACTGGGAACATTGCAGATCGTGACCGATCCACCGGGAGCCCTGGTTTTTCTCAATAACAACCCGACCAATCTTGTCACCCCGGCAATACTCAAGAATCTCTATGTCGGGGAGAACTACCACATCAAGGTCACCCGGGAGAAGTACCGCGATATGGAAAAACAGGTAACCGTCAACTCCGAACAGCCGATCCTCGTGGAGGGAAAGTTACAACCACTCCCGTTGGGGGTTGTGGAAATTGTCTCTAACCCCTCTGGGGCTAAAATCCTGCTGAACGGTCAGGAGCTCGGGCGTGAAACACCGGCCCGTGTCGAAAACCTGGAACTGAACAAGCCATACACCCTGAAGCTGGTGAAAGACCAATTTTCCGAATGGAACAGCCCGGTAGAGATCAAGGGGTTTGATCCTGTCAGACTGGAGGCGGCCCTGATCCCGCTTCCGAAACCGGCAACCCCCACACCGATCCCGCCTGTTCCTGCAACACCCAAGGGTGATTCACCCAAACCTCAAGCTCCTCCACAGGCCACGATCAAAAAGGAATTAAAACCTCCCCCGCCACCACCTCCTGTCGTTCAGGAAAAGAAAGTGGAACCGCCACCCCCGGCGGCAGAAGAAAAACCAAGTGGGCCGTTTAAATATGCGAGCCTCAATCTGAAGTCGGAACCCTCCGGTGCTGAAGTCTATGTCAATGGCGAATTTAAGGGAAATACCCCTCTGAAGGTGAGTGATATTACCCCCGGCAGTGTCAAGCTGACCGTTTCCAAGGAGGGGTTGATGAAGTACAACACGCAGATCCGTCTGGAATCGGGTGAGTCAAAAAGCCTTGGCACCATCCAGTTGGGGTCTATGTACGGAGAGGTCAGCATTAGTTCCGACCCCCCTCGAGCCAATGTTATTTTCGACGGGGAACAGATCGGACCTAAAACCCCTGTCACCATTAAAAAGGTCCCGAGGGACCGGCCTCATTCAGTCCGTCTCCAGTTGGGCGGCTATCGGGGCTGGGAATCAACCTTTGACCTGAAGGATGACCCCGGCAAGAAGTATAATGTCACTCTAGAAAGGGAATAA
- a CDS encoding zinc ribbon domain-containing protein, translating into MPVYEYKCAQCSQTFEISHKISDKPVQKCGRCGGRLERLISQTSFSLKGSGWYKDGYATPVEKKVEKKKEPEKTEVKKEAKKG; encoded by the coding sequence GTGCCAGTCTATGAATATAAATGTGCGCAGTGTTCTCAAACATTTGAAATATCTCACAAAATTAGTGATAAACCGGTGCAAAAGTGTGGTCGTTGTGGGGGGAGGCTGGAACGGCTCATTTCTCAAACCTCTTTCAGTCTGAAAGGGTCTGGTTGGTACAAGGATGGGTACGCAACGCCCGTAGAAAAGAAAGTGGAAAAGAAAAAGGAACCTGAAAAAACGGAAGTTAAAAAAGAGGCCAAGAAGGGGTAA
- a CDS encoding YggT family protein, with amino-acid sequence MHFAGYLILTFAKILSLILEIYTFIIAAAVIISWVKPDPYNPIVRFLYSATAPLFGWVRRFLPTALFRTGIDFTPMIVIFILIFIQTTVVGLLFEAGTRFLGK; translated from the coding sequence ATGCATTTTGCCGGTTACCTCATCCTAACCTTCGCCAAAATTTTAAGTCTGATTCTGGAGATCTACACCTTTATCATCGCCGCCGCCGTCATCATCTCCTGGGTCAAACCGGACCCTTATAACCCGATTGTCCGTTTTCTCTATTCAGCCACGGCCCCTCTCTTTGGTTGGGTCAGAAGATTCTTGCCGACGGCGTTATTTCGGACCGGGATCGATTTCACCCCGATGATCGTTATATTCATCCTGATCTTCATCCAGACAACGGTGGTCGGCCTGCTTTTCGAGGCCGGAACCCGGTTTTTGGGCAAATAA
- a CDS encoding pyrroline-5-carboxylate reductase: protein MKKIKIGFVGAGKMAEAILAGLIAEKKYRPSEIGITTGTVPRRIHLKKKYGVVSFPSNPLLVASAPIIVLAVKPQMMKEVLPEIRPFVRTNQLYISIAAGKETRFFKKELSPRLKIIRTMPNNPSLVRSGTTGLYAPPGISPQDRKMAQGIMQAVGHTVWVKKENHLDTVTAISGSGPAYFYTLFETLIQFGKKRGLTEEMAKELACTTAIGAARMTLETGVPPLTLRDWVTSKKGTTEAALKVMARRHFAETLEQALVANVRRSEELRKI, encoded by the coding sequence ATGAAAAAAATCAAAATCGGCTTTGTCGGTGCCGGTAAGATGGCGGAGGCGATTCTTGCCGGACTGATTGCCGAAAAAAAATATCGCCCTTCCGAAATTGGGATCACCACCGGAACCGTCCCAAGACGGATCCACTTAAAAAAGAAGTACGGCGTCGTCAGCTTCCCCTCCAACCCCTTATTGGTCGCCTCAGCCCCTATTATTGTGCTTGCGGTGAAACCCCAGATGATGAAGGAAGTTCTTCCGGAAATCCGACCGTTTGTCCGGACGAACCAGCTCTATATTTCTATTGCCGCTGGCAAAGAGACCCGATTTTTTAAAAAAGAGCTGTCGCCCCGATTAAAAATTATCCGAACCATGCCGAACAACCCGAGCCTCGTCCGTTCTGGCACAACAGGGCTGTACGCCCCTCCTGGCATCAGTCCTCAAGATCGCAAAATGGCGCAGGGGATCATGCAAGCGGTTGGACATACCGTTTGGGTCAAAAAGGAGAATCATCTGGATACCGTCACCGCCATTTCTGGGAGCGGTCCCGCCTATTTCTACACCCTGTTTGAAACTCTGATCCAATTCGGTAAGAAGAGGGGCTTAACGGAAGAGATGGCCAAAGAGCTCGCTTGCACAACAGCCATCGGAGCCGCCCGGATGACGCTCGAAACAGGGGTCCCTCCCCTCACCCTGCGGGACTGGGTCACCTCCAAAAAAGGAACAACCGAAGCGGCCCTGAAAGTCATGGCTCGTCGTCATTTCGCAGAAACATTAGAACAGGCCCTCGTAGCCAATGTGCGCCGTTCAGAAGAGTTAAGAAAGATTTAA
- a CDS encoding YggS family pyridoxal phosphate-dependent enzyme — protein MEAIAQNLEKIRSRLAVGAVREPPLLIAVCKGQPKEKILEAIAAGQIDFGENYAQELMGKYNALLENPPSSPFVKGGDGGGFLIKTGPVRIIRWHFIGHLQTNKVKQVIDKVEWIHSVDSEKLAREIDKQASAIGKRQKILIEVNLAGESSKTGISQEGLFSLITVCHNLPSISLHGLMTLPPPAKDPRPYFRRLKETVDEINQKKLYRSPLTELSMGMTDDYEVALEEGATMIRIGTGVFGKRIPSP, from the coding sequence ATGGAGGCCATCGCCCAGAACCTGGAAAAGATCCGTTCCCGCTTGGCAGTAGGGGCGGTTCGCGAACCGCCCCTACTCATCGCGGTTTGCAAAGGACAACCTAAAGAAAAGATCCTTGAGGCGATCGCCGCCGGACAAATTGATTTTGGGGAAAATTATGCGCAGGAGCTGATGGGCAAATATAATGCCTTATTAGAAAATCCCCCTTCATCCCCCTTTGTCAAAGGGGGGGACGGGGGGGGATTTTTGATAAAGACAGGACCCGTCCGTATAATTCGCTGGCACTTTATCGGCCACCTCCAAACCAACAAGGTCAAACAGGTGATCGACAAGGTGGAATGGATCCATTCGGTCGATTCAGAAAAACTGGCCCGTGAGATCGATAAACAGGCCTCCGCCATTGGAAAGAGACAGAAAATTTTGATCGAGGTTAATCTTGCAGGGGAATCAAGCAAGACCGGCATCAGCCAAGAAGGGCTTTTCTCCCTTATTACCGTCTGTCACAACCTCCCCTCCATTTCACTTCACGGCCTGATGACCCTGCCGCCGCCGGCCAAGGACCCGCGCCCCTACTTCCGGCGACTCAAGGAAACAGTGGACGAGATCAATCAAAAAAAGCTATACCGATCCCCCTTGACGGAGCTTTCGATGGGGATGACCGATGATTATGAGGTCGCATTGGAAGAAGGGGCCACGATGATCCGGATTGGAACAGGGGTCTTTGGAAAACGTATCCCCTCTCCTTAG
- a CDS encoding serine protein kinase, translated as MEGSMEMMSLIKQFNNAREFQELSWDGSLEDYLTLFRKNPRLARTAFQRIYDMILSYGTEEYIDTKKPVTRYHFFKDPLDNGKDAIFGLDVPLMKMVNIFKAAARGYGPEKRVILLHGPVGSSKSTIARLLKKGMEAYSRTAEGALYTFWWKRNGVEDHRIFAGSERIDCPMHEEPLKLIPPDIRDKMLKEINRDLPEGQKVVVEGDLCPPCRWLFRELTAHYKGDWTKVLNHIRVRRLVLSEKDRVGIGTFQPKDEKNQDSTELTGDINYRKIAEFGSDSDPRAFNFDGEFNIANRGLIEFIEVLKLDVAFLYDLLGASQEHKIKPKKFAQTDVDEVILGHTNEAEYRKLQNNEYMEALRDRTMKIDVPYITKLTEEVRIYERDFNAERIKGKHIAPHTLEMAAMWAILTRLEEPKKMNMTLLQKLKLYDGKLVTGFTEDNVKELRKETIREGLDGISPRYIQDKISNALVLDRIETCVNPFMVLNELESGLKHHSLIRNEEQRKKYMELLSVVKDEYDEIVKSEVQRAVAADEEAIMRICGNYIDNVKACTQREKVKNRYSGQYEEPDERLMRAIEEKIDIPESRKDDFRREIMNYIGALALEGKTFNFKTNERLHRALELKLFEDQKDTLKLTSLLTNAVDRSTQEKIDVVRARLTKNYGYCDTCSADILNYVASIFARGDTKGTA; from the coding sequence ATGGAGGGCTCCATGGAAATGATGTCGCTCATCAAGCAGTTTAATAATGCGAGGGAGTTTCAAGAGCTCTCCTGGGATGGGAGTTTGGAGGATTACCTGACGCTATTTCGCAAGAACCCCAGGCTGGCAAGGACCGCCTTTCAGAGGATCTATGACATGATCCTCTCCTATGGGACGGAAGAGTACATCGACACCAAAAAGCCGGTGACCCGTTACCACTTCTTCAAGGACCCGCTGGATAACGGCAAGGACGCGATCTTCGGACTCGACGTTCCTTTGATGAAAATGGTGAATATCTTCAAGGCGGCGGCGAGGGGGTACGGCCCGGAAAAAAGGGTCATCCTCCTCCACGGACCGGTTGGGAGCTCCAAGAGCACCATCGCCCGGCTTTTAAAAAAGGGGATGGAGGCCTATTCCAGGACCGCCGAAGGGGCCCTTTATACCTTCTGGTGGAAACGAAATGGGGTCGAAGACCACCGGATCTTCGCCGGTTCCGAGAGGATCGATTGCCCGATGCATGAAGAGCCGCTCAAACTGATCCCCCCCGATATTCGGGACAAGATGCTCAAAGAGATTAACCGCGACCTTCCAGAAGGACAAAAAGTAGTCGTGGAGGGAGACCTCTGCCCTCCCTGCCGCTGGCTCTTCCGCGAGCTGACGGCCCACTACAAGGGGGACTGGACCAAGGTCTTGAATCATATCCGGGTTCGGCGTCTGGTTTTGTCCGAGAAAGATCGTGTCGGGATCGGGACCTTCCAGCCGAAGGATGAAAAAAACCAGGACTCGACCGAACTGACCGGCGACATCAATTATCGAAAGATCGCCGAATTCGGTTCCGACTCGGACCCGCGGGCCTTCAACTTTGACGGCGAATTCAATATCGCCAATCGGGGCCTTATTGAATTTATCGAAGTCCTGAAACTGGATGTCGCCTTTCTCTACGATCTTCTCGGGGCCTCGCAGGAACACAAGATCAAACCGAAAAAATTTGCGCAAACGGATGTTGATGAAGTAATTCTTGGGCACACGAACGAGGCCGAATACCGGAAACTGCAAAACAACGAATACATGGAGGCGTTGCGTGATCGGACGATGAAGATTGATGTTCCTTACATCACGAAGCTGACCGAGGAGGTGAGGATCTACGAAAGGGACTTTAACGCCGAGAGGATCAAGGGGAAACATATTGCCCCTCATACCCTGGAAATGGCGGCGATGTGGGCAATCCTGACCCGTCTGGAAGAGCCAAAGAAGATGAACATGACGCTTTTGCAGAAATTAAAACTCTATGACGGCAAACTGGTGACCGGTTTTACCGAGGATAACGTCAAGGAACTGCGCAAAGAGACGATTCGGGAGGGGTTGGATGGGATCTCTCCCCGCTACATCCAGGACAAGATCTCCAATGCCCTTGTTCTTGACCGGATCGAGACCTGCGTCAACCCGTTCATGGTGTTGAACGAGCTGGAAAGCGGTCTCAAGCATCACTCCCTGATCCGGAACGAGGAACAGAGGAAAAAATATATGGAACTTCTTTCCGTGGTGAAGGACGAATATGACGAAATTGTCAAAAGTGAGGTTCAACGAGCCGTGGCGGCGGACGAAGAAGCGATCATGCGAATCTGCGGCAATTACATTGACAATGTCAAGGCCTGCACCCAGCGTGAAAAGGTAAAGAACCGGTATAGCGGCCAGTACGAAGAGCCGGATGAGCGTCTGATGCGCGCCATTGAGGAAAAGATTGACATCCCGGAGTCGCGCAAGGACGATTTTCGCCGTGAGATTATGAACTACATCGGGGCCCTCGCGCTCGAGGGGAAGACCTTTAACTTCAAGACCAACGAACGACTCCACCGGGCGCTCGAACTCAAACTTTTTGAGGATCAAAAGGACACCCTGAAATTGACAAGCCTTTTGACGAACGCCGTGGATCGTTCCACACAGGAGAAGATCGATGTCGTCCGGGCCCGTCTGACCAAGAATTACGGCTACTGCGATACCTGTTCGGCCGATATCCTGAACTATGTTGCCAGCATCTTTGCTCGCGGGGATACCAAGGGGACGGCTTGA
- a CDS encoding DUF444 family protein, which translates to MPVKIDQDYSRFKQIIRGKIRKELRKFIVKGELIGKQGKDLISVPLPQIDIPHFTYGSRQAGGVGQGDGQPGTVIGVEEVEGGEKKAGDQPGQHILEVDVSLEELASILGEELELPAIEPKGQDNLVADKDRYTSVSPIGPDSLRHFKRTYKQALKREIIAGTYNARRPLVTPIHEDRRFRSWKDVKRPERSAVIMYLMDVSGSMGNEQKEVVRIESFWIDTWLRSHYKGLRSRYIVHDAVAREVDQETFYHTRESGGTIISSAYKLCLELIDKDYPLSEWNVYVYHFSDGDNWSGNDTLECLRLLEEQMLPRVNVFCYGQVESEYGSGQFLKDLLERFTEHKQVITSKIPSREAIYESIKTFLGKPGSGKGDSPR; encoded by the coding sequence ATGCCCGTCAAAATCGATCAAGACTATAGCCGGTTCAAGCAGATCATCCGGGGCAAGATCAGGAAGGAACTCCGCAAGTTCATCGTCAAGGGGGAGCTGATCGGCAAGCAGGGCAAAGATCTGATCAGCGTTCCCCTCCCTCAAATTGACATCCCTCACTTTACCTACGGAAGCCGCCAGGCGGGAGGCGTTGGTCAAGGAGATGGCCAGCCGGGGACGGTTATTGGTGTGGAGGAGGTGGAGGGGGGAGAGAAGAAGGCGGGGGATCAGCCGGGACAGCATATTCTTGAGGTTGATGTCAGCCTGGAGGAGCTGGCCAGTATCCTGGGGGAGGAACTGGAACTGCCGGCGATCGAACCCAAAGGTCAGGACAACCTTGTGGCTGACAAGGACCGCTACACGAGTGTCAGCCCGATCGGGCCGGACTCCTTGCGCCATTTTAAAAGGACCTATAAACAGGCGCTCAAAAGAGAGATTATTGCGGGAACCTATAACGCGAGACGCCCCTTGGTCACTCCGATCCACGAAGATCGCCGTTTCCGCAGCTGGAAGGATGTCAAGCGGCCGGAACGAAGTGCCGTCATCATGTACCTTATGGATGTCAGCGGCTCGATGGGCAACGAGCAGAAGGAGGTGGTCAGGATTGAGTCGTTCTGGATTGATACCTGGCTCCGGTCGCACTACAAAGGGTTGCGAAGCCGCTATATCGTCCATGACGCCGTGGCACGGGAGGTGGACCAGGAGACCTTCTACCATACCCGTGAATCCGGCGGGACGATCATCTCTTCGGCCTACAAACTTTGCCTGGAATTGATTGACAAGGATTACCCCCTTTCTGAGTGGAATGTGTACGTCTACCACTTCTCCGATGGGGACAACTGGTCCGGCAACGATACCCTGGAGTGTCTCCGGCTTCTGGAAGAGCAGATGCTCCCCCGTGTGAACGTTTTCTGTTACGGACAGGTGGAAAGTGAATACGGCAGCGGCCAGTTTTTGAAAGACCTGTTGGAGCGCTTTACCGAACACAAACAGGTGATTACCTCGAAGATCCCCTCGCGCGAGGCGATCTATGAATCGATCAAGACCTTTTTAGGCAAACCTGGTTCAGGCAAGGGTGATTCACCCAGGTAA
- a CDS encoding SpoVR family protein: MTLENSYRRFRDEIREHAVAYGLDFFEVVFEVVDFNAMNVIASYGGFANRYPHWRFGMQYEQLSKSYSYGLTKIYEMVINNDPCYAYLLEANSPVDQKTVMAHVYGHSDFFKNNHAFAKTNRKMIDEMGNHRAKVFRLMSAHGMEAVEDFCDTCLSLDNLIDYQNPGSPRDLLLVLLEKAPLETWQQEILSVIREEAYYFAPQAATKIMNEGWAAYWHSKIMTEKALHDNELIDYADHHSGTLAPSAGKLNPYKIGMELFKDVEERWNKGKFGKEYEECPSMVEKQKWDRKLGQGREKVFEVRKFHTDVTFMDAFLTEEFCRRNKLYTYAYNPNTGTYEITDRDFPKVKEKLLQGLTNIGQPVIQKVDDNYEGRGELYLKQQHEGVDLRIDYAKETLKNLYAVWKKPVHLETIVESIPKILSHDADGERERRLD; the protein is encoded by the coding sequence ATGACACTGGAGAACTCCTACAGGCGGTTTCGTGACGAGATCAGGGAACATGCGGTCGCCTATGGTCTCGACTTTTTTGAGGTTGTTTTTGAGGTGGTTGATTTCAACGCGATGAACGTGATCGCCTCCTACGGCGGGTTTGCCAATCGCTACCCGCATTGGCGGTTCGGGATGCAGTACGAACAGCTTTCCAAGAGTTATTCCTACGGGCTGACCAAGATCTATGAAATGGTGATCAACAACGACCCTTGTTACGCCTACCTCCTGGAGGCGAACAGCCCGGTGGACCAGAAGACGGTGATGGCGCACGTTTATGGGCACTCCGATTTTTTCAAAAACAATCACGCCTTTGCCAAGACCAACCGGAAAATGATCGACGAGATGGGAAACCACCGGGCCAAGGTTTTTCGCCTGATGTCCGCTCACGGGATGGAAGCGGTCGAGGACTTCTGTGACACCTGTCTCTCCCTGGACAACCTGATCGATTACCAGAATCCGGGGAGCCCGAGGGACCTCCTCCTTGTGCTTCTTGAAAAAGCCCCCCTGGAGACCTGGCAACAGGAAATCCTTTCCGTGATTCGGGAGGAAGCGTATTATTTTGCCCCGCAGGCGGCGACCAAGATCATGAACGAGGGGTGGGCCGCCTATTGGCATTCCAAGATCATGACGGAGAAGGCACTCCATGACAATGAACTGATCGACTATGCCGACCACCACTCAGGAACACTGGCACCGAGCGCCGGGAAACTCAATCCGTACAAGATCGGAATGGAACTTTTCAAGGATGTCGAAGAGCGCTGGAACAAGGGGAAGTTTGGCAAGGAGTATGAAGAATGCCCCTCCATGGTGGAGAAACAGAAATGGGACAGGAAACTGGGGCAGGGGCGGGAGAAGGTCTTTGAGGTCCGGAAGTTTCATACCGATGTTACCTTCATGGATGCCTTTCTCACGGAGGAATTTTGCCGGCGGAACAAACTCTACACCTATGCCTACAACCCCAATACCGGTACCTATGAGATCACCGACCGTGATTTTCCAAAGGTGAAGGAGAAACTCCTGCAAGGCCTGACAAACATCGGCCAACCGGTTATCCAGAAGGTGGATGACAACTACGAGGGACGGGGAGAACTCTACCTGAAACAGCAACATGAGGGGGTTGATCTCCGGATCGATTACGCCAAGGAGACCCTGAAAAATCTTTATGCCGTCTGGAAGAAACCGGTTCATCTGGAGACGATTGTCGAATCAATCCCAAAGATTCTCAGCCATGACGCCGACGGCGAGAGAGAAAGAAGATTAGACTAA
- a CDS encoding carotenoid biosynthesis protein: MAILDSLLITLTHRPYIFLFLAGFLVTSGLSRGGRQTFLFLLIGYTVALASEASSIRNGFPYGRYFYLYENMPGETMVFGVPLWDSLSYVFMAYASLAMAEFLHHFPLPLRWGRVRERVALGSPSPSSPPIKGGEIIFSASLLMVVLDLLADPLAYRGDRWFLGKIYDYASPGLYFGIPLSNFAGWFLVALVIFSVFSWVSKKIPLSPPLTKGETGGFTGPLLYGAIVLFNLTLTLWIGEFFLALCGVFWLAIGFSLIFFLSRRRRHG; encoded by the coding sequence GTGGCAATCCTCGACTCTTTACTAATAACCCTCACCCACCGCCCTTATATCTTCCTCTTTCTCGCAGGATTTCTGGTGACCAGCGGGTTGAGTCGGGGGGGACGCCAGACATTTCTTTTCCTCCTGATCGGTTATACCGTCGCCCTCGCCTCCGAGGCAAGCTCCATCCGTAATGGATTCCCGTATGGACGATATTTCTATCTTTATGAAAATATGCCGGGCGAAACGATGGTCTTTGGAGTTCCCCTCTGGGATTCCCTCTCTTATGTCTTTATGGCCTACGCGAGTCTGGCGATGGCGGAATTTCTCCATCATTTTCCCCTCCCCCTCCGATGGGGGAGGGTGAGGGAGAGGGTGGCCCTGGGATCACCCTCCCCTTCATCCCCTCCCATCAAGGGAGGGGAGATTATTTTTTCGGCTTCCCTCCTGATGGTCGTACTCGATCTCCTGGCCGACCCGCTCGCCTACCGCGGTGACCGATGGTTCTTGGGAAAGATCTATGACTACGCCTCACCCGGTCTTTATTTCGGCATTCCCCTTTCTAATTTTGCCGGCTGGTTTTTGGTGGCGCTGGTGATTTTTTCGGTGTTTTCGTGGGTTAGTAAAAAAATCCCCCTTAGTCCCCCTTTGACAAAGGGGGAAACAGGGGGATTTACAGGCCCTCTGCTCTACGGTGCCATTGTCCTCTTTAATCTGACCCTGACCCTCTGGATCGGAGAATTTTTCCTGGCCCTTTGTGGGGTGTTTTGGCTGGCGATCGGTTTTAGTCTAATCTTCTTTCTCTCTCGCCGTCGGCGTCATGGCTGA